A window from Desulfopila inferna encodes these proteins:
- a CDS encoding adenylosuccinate synthetase: MGKNVVVLGTQWGDEGKGKVVDLLTDKASLVVRYQGGHNAGHTLVIDGEQTVLH; encoded by the coding sequence ATGGGTAAAAACGTTGTAGTACTAGGCACCCAATGGGGTGACGAAGGTAAGGGTAAGGTAGTTGACCTCCTTACAGATAAAGCATCTTTAGTAGTTCGTTATCAAGGTGGTCATAACGCTGGCCATACCTTAGTGATCGACGGTGAACAGACAGTTCTACAC